AGAAGAACCCGTAGGCAATACCGATCAGCATCAGCAGGACGTAGGTGCGACCAAAGGGGATGACAATCAGGCTGACACCCGTCAGCGAGGTCCACAGGGCCAGGATGTGGACCAGACGCATGCTACGGCGGTCAGCAAACCAGCCGCTGAGGAGGCGGCCAACCAGGTCAGATACGGCCGTGGCAGACATCAGGAACGCCGCCTGGTACTCGCTGAAGCCAATCGAGCGTGTGTGGGCCACCAGGTGGAAGTAAGGCACGAAGTAGCCGGTGTTGATGAGGGTGATAACCAGCACGAAGGTGAGGAAGGGCACATGCTGGAAGAGGGTCAGGTCCAGCAGGTCAGTGATGGTCTGgcagaaggcggggcagtgggacagACTGGCTCCTGGCCTCTGCAACAATGCCAGGTCCTCCTTCAGCGTGAGGGGCCTGATGAGAGCCCCGCACGCCAGCAGGTTGAGCATCATTCCGGCGATGATCAGCAGCGCCCCCTGCCAGCCGTACTCGTCCAGCAGGTACTGGAAGAGCGGGGAGAAGGCAAAGGAGGAAATCCCCACACCGGTGAAGGCCAGTCCCATGGCCAGAGTCCGCCGCTTGGTGAAGTAGCGGCTGATCGCTGCGATGGAAGGGGTGAAGACCAAAGCCCATCCGAATCCTGCCACACAATGGGAGACAGCATGTTAACCCACGGGCAAAACACCGTACGGAGCCAGCCCTAGGACAGGAAGGATTTGGGTGCTCTGGAAAGGGTAACGAGCAGATCTCcccggattagagagcatgtcttatgaggaaaggttgagtgagctagggcttttctctttggagagaaggaggatgagaacttgatggaggtgtacatgATAATAGGTATCGATagggtggatagtcagagacttttttcccctaGGGCAGAAATAGTGTATACAAGGGGTATAATCTTAAAGTGACTGGtggaaagaaaaggtggggggacgGGGTGAATGTCAGAcgtaggttttttttttaaaacaccaaGAATGGTGATATGCATTGCCAGGGGTGGAGGTAGAAGCAGACACGAGGATTTTTTTTCTCAAGACTCTTAGAGAGACAAGTatgaatgaaaaatggagggctatgtaggagggaagggttagatgatTGTTGAGTGGGTTAAGGTGTCAGCACAACACTGGGtgctgaagggcctttactgtattgtagtgttctgtgttAATACCGTCCGGAGTTGGTGAGCAAGTGTGCAGCGGGCAGGAAGGAGCGAGATGGCAGCCCACTGTGGCTCTGTGGGTGACACATGGATttgaatgatgtgagaagctgggaggcgataaGTAGTCTACAGTCCTCTCCTGGCACATTTCTGATTAAGGGTCTCAACCGAAGcctcaactgttcattcccctccacagatgctgcctgacctgctgagttcctccagcattttgtgtgtgttattttacCATCAATGTCACTTGGCCATTTCTGGGAGTCTGCAGTGCAGGTTGGCCAATGCTTtccacaattacaacatttaaaggtGTTTAGTGGGTTACAAAGTGCTTTGGAATTGTCAGAAGAGGAATGAACCATACAGAGAGCATGTGGGATGTAAAATCAGCCACACTGGTGTCGGCAGTATAAAGATTAGGAATCAAGAGGAAATACGAGAAGACACGGCTAAGGTAAGACGTCGATCCCATAAAGGACaaagtgaatccgtggaattcattgccactgacagctgtagaggccaagtcattgagtacacttagagcagagcttgataggtttttgaaTAGTACAGGCACCACAGGTTACGGAgggaaggcaaaggaaatggagaGGATAATTTGGACTCGATTAACACTGGTCAGAGCACATTgggagaattgtgagcagctttggacccCGTAACTACCagaggtgggtgggagggtggacacacgtctctaccaaaggaagtgcaaAGAGCTCCTTGCCTTCAccagcctgcaggttaccctcgGGCAAGacatagcacctgcttagccccctcttCACCCCCCTCGATCAGCGTCACGTGAAGCCTTGGgtgcaggtggtagatggtcatatgagcgGCTAGTACATATCACGAGCCCCGGTTATGCGTTCACTGATGCCAAGCAGATTAATGGCTGGGGCCACACACctagtaaagacactgcccagaaggcagcaatggcaaactacttctgtagaactacttgccaagaacaatcatggtcatggaatgaccacgatcacccacatcatacaacaacATGAATgaatctaaggaaggatgtgctggtatgAGAGGGTCAAGAACAGGTTTACGAGAATCATCCTGGGAAT
The DNA window shown above is from Mobula birostris isolate sMobBir1 chromosome 5, sMobBir1.hap1, whole genome shotgun sequence and carries:
- the slc16a13 gene encoding monocarboxylate transporter 13 isoform X2, with amino-acid sequence MGTKVRNEAPDGGWGWMIVVSAFIQSALVFGVIRSFGVFFVAFKDHFSEAASTVSWITSMAVAIQQFCSPVASALSNYFGARLVVMLGGSIASLGLIFASLATNLVHLYLSIGLLSGFGWALVFTPSIAAISRYFTKRRTLAMGLAFTGVGISSFAFSPLFQYLLDEYGWQGALLIIAGMMLNLLACGALIRPLTLKEDLALLQRPGASLSHCPAFCQTITDLLDLTLFQHVPFLTFVLVITLINTGYFVPYFHLVAHTRSIGFSEYQAAFLMSATAVSDLVGRLLSGWFADRRSMRLVHILALWTSLTGVSLIVIPFGRTYVLLMLIGIAYGFFSGALTPVVFSLLPEIVGIGRIYGALGLLQMLESVGGLLGAPISDFFLPATLDAICDKHDERFHWDIVVMEKWNQGNWNPSMLADYCWALKQKASNTEYK
- the slc16a13 gene encoding monocarboxylate transporter 13 isoform X3; the encoded protein is MGTKVRNEAPDGGWGWMIVVSAFIQSALVFGVIRSFGVFFVAFKDHFSEAASTVSWITSMAVAIQQFCRFGWALVFTPSIAAISRYFTKRRTLAMGLAFTGVGISSFAFSPLFQYLLDEYGWQGALLIIAGMMLNLLACGALIRPLTLKEDLALLQRPGASLSHCPAFCQTITDLLDLTLFQHVPFLTFVLVITLINTGYFVPYFHLVAHTRSIGFSEYQAAFLMSATAVSDLVGRLLSGWFADRRSMRLVHILALWTSLTGVSLIVIPFGRTYVLLMLIGIAYGFFSGALTPVVFSLLPEIVGIGRIYGALGLLQMLESVGGLLGAPISGWIYDATGNYTGSFVVAGIFLLLASLVLFGLPSALSCSSPPPASPPEVEEECKPMAVSNALRADQHPRKELSDAAATEVETA
- the slc16a13 gene encoding monocarboxylate transporter 13 isoform X4, which codes for MLGGSIASLGLIFASLATNLVHLYLSIGLLSGFGWALVFTPSIAAISRYFTKRRTLAMGLAFTGVGISSFAFSPLFQYLLDEYGWQGALLIIAGMMLNLLACGALIRPLTLKEDLALLQRPGASLSHCPAFCQTITDLLDLTLFQHVPFLTFVLVITLINTGYFVPYFHLVAHTRSIGFSEYQAAFLMSATAVSDLVGRLLSGWFADRRSMRLVHILALWTSLTGVSLIVIPFGRTYVLLMLIGIAYGFFSGALTPVVFSLLPEIVGIGRIYGALGLLQMLESVGGLLGAPISGWIYDATGNYTGSFVVAGIFLLLASLVLFGLPSALSCSSPPPASPPEVEEECKPMAVSNALRADQHPRKELSDAAATEVETA